The genomic interval AACCTCATCTAAGTCTTTGAATGAGTTAGATAAATATAGAGACACCCCCAGGCAAGACATTTGACATATGGGAAGGTTAAGTTATAGTATAATATGCGTTTATACGGCATAAACGATTACCGGATTTAACGCGTCTAAATACCTGAGGATATCAGGTTTTTTTAACACGCATTAAGTTTGTGGGACGAATCAGGAAGGAGCAAATAATAATATATGTGCCGTCTGGTTGCTATCACATCGAGTGATTATTTTTCAGTGATGGAAAATATATGGGCACTGGAGACCATGAAGGAGGGGCATGATGGCTCCGGTATGGGATTGGTCTTGAAGGACCTGGGCGGAGAATTTGAAAAATTAAAGGGATATCCAATACTCTCAGGTATCTGCTCTAAAAAGGGCATAGGAATACTTGATGAATTCATGGATAAACAAAGATTCAAGCTCAAACATGAATGGACGCCAAAAATAAAAAAGGTTAATGGTGTGATTCCTCGTGACTATTATTTTGCAAGGGTTTACGATTATCCTGCACGCTATAAAAACAAATCAAGGCAGGAAAAAGAAGACCTCCTGATGAATATCAGACTGACCCTTCGAAAGATGGGGGAAGCAGACGGCTCTGTCTTTGTCTTCTCTTTCTATCCCGATGTTATTACATTAAAAGAGGTAGGCGATCCACTTCAGCTTGCCGAGTTTTTTGGCCTGGACAAAAACCCTCTTAAGGCTAAAATCATCCTCGCCCAGGGAAGGCAGAATACAAATTATCAGATTTATCTCTATGCCTGCCATCCTTTCTTTATCCAGGGTTACAGCTCAATGACAAATGGAGAGAACACAGCCTTTGTCCCGATAAGAGAATATTTAACAAGCAGAGGATTCCCAGGGTATATGGGCTATAACAGTGACAGTGAGGTTTTCACTCATATCCTTCATTACACATGCAGGCAATTGGGTTATCCCATTACATATTATAAGGATGTTATAACACCGCTTAAAGACTCTGAGATAGAGGGGCGTGATGACAGGGAAGCTTTAAGGCTCATTAAAAAATCTATTCGCCCCCTCTGCATAGATGGGCCAAACTGTGTTATTGGTTTTACACCGGATGGGACATGCTTTATGGTTCAGGACTCAAAAAAACTAAGGCCTGGTGTTGTGGGTGGGGTAAAGGGCAAATATGTACTTGTGTCTGAAGAATGTGGCCTTGATAGGGCAATACCAAAAAGAGACAGGGGAAAAGACATATTCCCCATGAAATATGACATGGTAATCGTTTCACCAGGGGCAAGGGAGGTGAAAGTATGGAACCAGCAGCAGGGATAAGATTAGACCATAACCATCAACTAACATTAAAGGAATTCCCCTATATAATCCACTGGAGGGATGACAGGTGTAAGAGGTGCGGCAGCTGCACAGCAGTATGCCCTGTTAAGGCAATTGAGCCGACTGTAAAGGTTCAGCGCTTTGTCCAGTCCGAAGGGCCGATACCTGAACCCACGGCAGTCAGAAGGATTGTCAATGTTGTTGAGCAGGTTACAGACATCGAAAGGTATTGTACAGGCTGTGGCACATGCACTCTTGTCTGCCCAAATGAGGCAATAGAGCCTGAATATAATCCGCAGCACAAATTTCTGCATTACAAAAACAAAGGTGGAGAGCCATATAAGAGGGGTGGCAGGAGGAATGACCCTTCGGTTTCTACCCTCGATAGGTTAAAGTTCACGAGGATATCAATGCTGACCGACCCTGCGCTCGATGCAGGGCGTCATGAGTTCCATATTCACACACTGCTTGGAAGGATTCTTCCACCCGAGCAGCTCCCTCTAAAGGCCAGAGATGGCAAGCTAATTCTTGATAAAGTCGGTACGACTCGATTCCGAGAAGGAGGCTTTATACCGCCTGTTCGTGAGATATATCCCATTAGAATAGGAAGCATGTCTGTGGGTGCCCTTTCACCCCCTATGTGGGAAGGGCTTGCCATGGGAATTACATATCTAAATGAGGTTGAAGGACTACCGGTTGTTATGTGCTCCGGTGAGGGTGGCATGCCTCCAAGGCTCCTGAAGTCAAAATTCCTGAAGTATTTCATCATCCAGATCGCCTCAGGTTATTTTGGCTGGGATGAGATTATCCATGCACTGCCTCATATGGTTGAAGACCCTGCAGCCATCGAAATTAAATATGGTCAGGGCGCAAAGCCTGGAGATGGCGGGCTCTTGATGTCTTACAAGGTTTTGAAGCTTATAGCAAATATAAGGGGTGTTCCCATGTATGTGGACCTTGCATCACCTCCGACGCACCAGACCAAATACTCCATCGAAGAGGCAGTTGCCAAGATGATACAGTCCATGTCAATGGCATGGGGCTTCAGGGTTCCTGTTTATCCAAAGATATC from Nitrospirota bacterium carries:
- a CDS encoding glutamate synthase, which gives rise to MCRLVAITSSDYFSVMENIWALETMKEGHDGSGMGLVLKDLGGEFEKLKGYPILSGICSKKGIGILDEFMDKQRFKLKHEWTPKIKKVNGVIPRDYYFARVYDYPARYKNKSRQEKEDLLMNIRLTLRKMGEADGSVFVFSFYPDVITLKEVGDPLQLAEFFGLDKNPLKAKIILAQGRQNTNYQIYLYACHPFFIQGYSSMTNGENTAFVPIREYLTSRGFPGYMGYNSDSEVFTHILHYTCRQLGYPITYYKDVITPLKDSEIEGRDDREALRLIKKSIRPLCIDGPNCVIGFTPDGTCFMVQDSKKLRPGVVGGVKGKYVLVSEECGLDRAIPKRDRGKDIFPMKYDMVIVSPGAREVKVWNQQQG
- a CDS encoding 4Fe-4S binding protein, with translation MEPAAGIRLDHNHQLTLKEFPYIIHWRDDRCKRCGSCTAVCPVKAIEPTVKVQRFVQSEGPIPEPTAVRRIVNVVEQVTDIERYCTGCGTCTLVCPNEAIEPEYNPQHKFLHYKNKGGEPYKRGGRRNDPSVSTLDRLKFTRISMLTDPALDAGRHEFHIHTLLGRILPPEQLPLKARDGKLILDKVGTTRFREGGFIPPVREIYPIRIGSMSVGALSPPMWEGLAMGITYLNEVEGLPVVMCSGEGGMPPRLLKSKFLKYFIIQIASGYFGWDEIIHALPHMVEDPAAIEIKYGQGAKPGDGGLLMSYKVLKLIANIRGVPMYVDLASPPTHQTKYSIEEAVAKMIQSMSMAWGFRVPVYPKISGTKTARAVLNNLARNPYAAALCIDGEDGGTGAAYNVSMDKMGHPIASNIRECYLDLVRQGKQNELPLIAAGGVGKKGNLAANAAALIMLGASAVDTGKYIMQATADCFGDEYNRCNLCNTGRCPRGITTQDPKLYRRLDPDKVAERVVEVFKSADVELRKIFAPMGRSTQLPIGMSDGLSIDDKAMAERLEISYAC